The following are encoded together in the Salinibacterium sp. UTAS2018 genome:
- the ileS gene encoding isoleucine--tRNA ligase translates to MSYPRHSSDDSVAPSPKFPAIEEQVLSYWKSDDTFQASIDQREGADEWVFYDGPPFANGLPHYGHLLTGYAKDLFPRFQTMRGKQVHRRFGWDTHGLPAELEAMRQLGITEKSQIEEMGIDKFNAAARESVLKYTGEWQEYVTRMARWVDFENDYKTLDVNFMESVIWAFKQLHEKNLAYEGFRVLPYCWNDETPLSNHELRMDDDVYKMRQDQTVTVTFPLDGVKAESLGLTGVKALAWTTTPWTLPTNLALAVGPDIDYAVLPSGPLGAGDGSEEGAAQFMLAGDTVAAYAKELGYETAEEALAAVTRTIKGAELDGVRYDRLWDFYADAETYGTENAWQFLVADYVATGEGTGIVHQAPAYGEDDQNVCAAAGIPVVISVDDGGKFLPSVPPVEGMQVFDANKPLTKLLREEGRLLKVASYEHSYPHCWRCRNPLIYKAVSSWFVKVPEFRDRMSELNQEINWVPENVKEGQFGKWVGNARDWSISRNRYWGSPIPIWKSDNPDFPRVDVYGSLAEIQADFGRLPLNHDGEPDLHRPFIDELTRPNPDDPSGQSTMRRIEDVLDVWFDSGSMPFAQVHYPFENQEWFDSHSPADFIVEYIGQTRGWFYTLHTLSTALFDRPAFSNVISHGIVLGNDGQKMSKSLRNYPDVSEVFERDGADAMRWFLMSSSVIRGGNLMVTEEGIRDGVRQMLLPLWSTYYFFTLYANAADNYEAKWRTDSKNVLDRYLLAKTRELIEDVTAELEALDSPMAAAKLRDFADVLTNWYVRRSRDRFWSGDDTDAFDTLFTVLETVARVAAPLLPLVAEEMWRGLTNGRSVHLTDWPDAAAFPADHDLVASMDRVREIASSGLALRKARSLRVRLPLASLTVVSAVPSALAPFSDILRDELNVKAVKFELLEEGSLDSFGITKKLTVNARALGPRVGKQVQQVIKEAKAGNWETTAEGVSVNGMPLEVGEYELQMEAADESSAIAFLSDGGFVIIDTQLTPELSAEGLARDVIRAIQDARKAAGFDVSDRIALTIGALDAADHEAIGFHSAMIAAETLAAESVVQAFANELEEGTLEVHRTQLAAGKYANIGALVIDITKMGTTNV, encoded by the coding sequence ATGTCGTATCCCCGCCACAGCTCAGACGATTCCGTCGCGCCGTCACCGAAGTTTCCGGCGATCGAAGAGCAAGTGCTCTCGTACTGGAAGTCCGACGACACTTTTCAGGCATCCATCGACCAGCGTGAAGGCGCCGACGAGTGGGTCTTCTACGACGGCCCTCCCTTTGCCAACGGCCTCCCGCACTACGGTCACCTGCTGACCGGGTACGCGAAAGATCTCTTCCCGCGCTTCCAAACCATGCGCGGCAAGCAAGTGCACCGCCGCTTCGGCTGGGACACTCACGGCTTGCCCGCTGAGCTTGAGGCGATGCGCCAGCTCGGCATCACCGAGAAGAGCCAGATCGAAGAGATGGGCATCGACAAGTTCAATGCTGCCGCTCGCGAATCGGTCCTCAAGTACACCGGTGAGTGGCAGGAGTACGTCACGCGTATGGCGCGCTGGGTTGACTTCGAGAACGACTACAAGACACTTGACGTCAACTTCATGGAGAGCGTCATCTGGGCGTTCAAGCAACTGCACGAGAAGAACCTCGCGTACGAAGGTTTCCGCGTTCTGCCCTACTGCTGGAACGATGAGACTCCGCTCTCTAATCACGAACTTCGCATGGATGACGACGTCTACAAGATGCGTCAAGACCAGACCGTTACGGTGACCTTCCCGCTTGACGGCGTGAAGGCCGAGAGCCTCGGCCTCACCGGCGTAAAGGCTCTCGCCTGGACGACCACTCCATGGACGCTTCCCACCAACCTCGCGCTCGCTGTCGGTCCCGACATCGATTACGCGGTGCTGCCGTCGGGCCCGCTCGGTGCCGGCGATGGCTCTGAAGAGGGCGCGGCGCAGTTCATGCTCGCTGGCGACACTGTTGCCGCCTATGCGAAGGAACTCGGGTACGAGACCGCAGAAGAAGCGCTCGCTGCGGTGACGCGCACCATCAAGGGCGCCGAACTCGACGGTGTTCGTTACGACCGCCTCTGGGACTTTTATGCGGATGCCGAAACGTACGGCACCGAAAACGCGTGGCAGTTCTTGGTTGCCGACTACGTCGCTACCGGCGAAGGTACCGGCATCGTGCACCAGGCGCCCGCCTACGGTGAAGATGACCAGAACGTCTGTGCCGCTGCGGGCATCCCTGTCGTGATCTCGGTCGACGACGGCGGCAAGTTCTTGCCCTCGGTGCCGCCCGTTGAAGGCATGCAGGTGTTCGATGCCAACAAGCCGCTCACGAAGCTGCTGCGCGAAGAAGGCCGCCTGCTCAAGGTCGCCAGCTACGAGCACTCCTACCCGCACTGCTGGCGCTGCCGCAATCCGCTGATCTACAAGGCTGTCTCAAGCTGGTTCGTGAAGGTTCCCGAGTTCCGCGACCGCATGAGCGAGCTCAACCAGGAAATCAACTGGGTTCCCGAAAACGTCAAGGAAGGCCAGTTCGGCAAGTGGGTGGGCAATGCCCGCGACTGGTCGATCAGCCGCAACCGCTACTGGGGTTCGCCCATCCCGATCTGGAAGAGCGACAACCCCGATTTCCCGCGTGTGGATGTCTACGGCTCGCTGGCCGAGATCCAAGCTGACTTTGGCCGTTTGCCCCTCAATCACGATGGCGAGCCCGACCTGCACCGCCCGTTCATCGATGAGCTGACGCGCCCGAACCCCGACGACCCGAGTGGTCAGTCCACGATGCGCCGCATCGAAGATGTTCTTGACGTCTGGTTCGATTCGGGCTCGATGCCGTTCGCGCAGGTTCACTACCCGTTCGAGAACCAGGAGTGGTTCGATAGCCACAGCCCGGCTGACTTCATCGTGGAGTACATCGGTCAGACTCGCGGTTGGTTCTACACCCTCCACACGCTCTCGACGGCGCTGTTTGACCGCCCGGCGTTCTCGAACGTCATCAGTCACGGCATTGTGCTCGGTAACGATGGCCAAAAGATGTCGAAGAGCCTGCGCAACTACCCGGATGTCTCCGAGGTCTTCGAGCGCGATGGTGCCGACGCGATGCGCTGGTTCCTCATGTCGAGCTCGGTCATCCGCGGCGGCAACCTCATGGTCACCGAAGAGGGCATCCGCGATGGTGTTCGGCAGATGCTGCTCCCGCTGTGGAGCACGTATTACTTCTTCACCCTGTATGCCAATGCGGCCGATAACTACGAAGCGAAGTGGCGCACCGACTCCAAGAACGTTCTTGACCGGTACTTGCTCGCCAAAACGCGCGAGCTGATTGAGGATGTCACGGCTGAGCTCGAGGCTCTCGATAGCCCGATGGCCGCGGCCAAGCTCCGCGACTTCGCCGACGTGCTGACCAACTGGTATGTGCGTCGCAGCCGCGACCGCTTCTGGAGCGGCGATGACACGGATGCCTTCGACACGCTCTTCACGGTGCTCGAGACGGTCGCCCGCGTTGCTGCCCCGCTGCTCCCACTCGTCGCCGAAGAGATGTGGCGCGGGCTCACCAACGGCCGCAGCGTGCACCTCACTGACTGGCCCGACGCCGCAGCCTTCCCCGCCGACCACGACTTGGTCGCGTCGATGGACCGCGTTCGCGAAATCGCGTCCAGCGGGCTTGCTCTGCGCAAGGCTCGCAGCCTGCGCGTGCGCCTGCCGCTGGCCTCGCTCACCGTCGTTAGCGCCGTGCCGTCGGCTCTCGCTCCGTTCAGCGACATCCTGCGCGACGAACTCAACGTTAAGGCCGTCAAGTTCGAACTCCTCGAAGAAGGATCACTCGACAGCTTCGGCATCACCAAAAAGCTCACGGTCAACGCTCGTGCCCTCGGCCCGCGCGTCGGCAAGCAAGTGCAGCAAGTCATCAAGGAGGCCAAGGCCGGCAACTGGGAAACCACCGCCGAGGGCGTCTCCGTTAATGGCATGCCGCTCGAAGTCGGCGAGTACGAACTTCAGATGGAAGCCGCCGACGAATCCAGCGCCATCGCGTTCCTCTCCGATGGTGGCTTCGTCATCATCGATACCCAGCTCACTCCGGAGCTGTCGGCCGAAGGACTCGCTCGCGACGTCATCCGCGCCATTCAGGATGCCCGCAAGGCCGCCGGCTTCGATGTCAGCGACCGCATCGCCCTCACGATTGGTGCGCTCGACGCCGCAGATCACGAAGCGATTGGGTTCCACAGCGCGATGATCGCGGCAGAAACGCTTGCAGCGGAATCCGTTGTTCAGGCCTTCGCGAACGAACTCGAAGAGGGCACACTAGAGGTGCACCGCACGCAACTGGCGGCAGGAAAATACGCCAACATCGGCGCGCTGGTGATCGATATCACCAAGATGGGAACGACCAATGTCTGA
- a CDS encoding DUF1648 domain-containing protein: MTLPAENVAPQLTRNRRLIIVIGVVFPLLITMAAAFVMALWVPELPNPVASHWGTSGPDGYSTVGSVIALPLLLTLVFAALAAFASWKGGPQGGMLWVHKIMVATSVFMSLSLSIIAAGSLAVQRGLDNAENAPDIGGIALAAFPIALVVAGLAWLMLPPSEQITSTSVTAKPLEGATTQRVHFSSGTRVGAGVVVIVTVALVALGVALGVQAVSNPAELLLPAVIGLVVMALAVSTLSWRVTIDHRGLRVRSAFGFPRASIAPDQIASVGVVEVNPIGEFGGYGWRWAPGGRSGIVLAAGEALEVTRTNGKQFIVTMHDAQRAAEALATVAKK; the protein is encoded by the coding sequence ATGACCCTTCCTGCCGAGAACGTTGCGCCCCAACTCACGCGCAACCGCCGCCTCATCATCGTGATCGGAGTCGTCTTCCCGCTATTGATCACGATGGCCGCGGCTTTTGTGATGGCGCTGTGGGTCCCCGAGCTGCCGAACCCCGTCGCCTCGCACTGGGGAACTTCCGGGCCCGATGGCTACTCCACCGTCGGGAGCGTTATCGCGCTTCCGCTGCTGTTGACACTCGTCTTCGCTGCGCTCGCCGCCTTCGCGAGTTGGAAGGGCGGGCCTCAGGGCGGCATGCTCTGGGTGCACAAGATCATGGTGGCGACCTCTGTATTCATGTCCCTTTCGCTCAGCATCATCGCGGCAGGTTCTCTCGCCGTTCAGCGCGGGCTCGACAATGCCGAGAACGCTCCGGACATTGGCGGGATCGCGCTCGCCGCCTTCCCGATCGCCTTGGTTGTCGCGGGCTTGGCCTGGCTCATGCTGCCGCCGTCGGAGCAGATCACGTCGACGTCGGTCACCGCCAAGCCGCTCGAAGGCGCTACTACGCAGCGCGTTCACTTCTCCAGCGGCACGCGGGTCGGGGCTGGAGTCGTCGTGATCGTCACAGTCGCGCTTGTGGCCCTCGGAGTCGCCCTCGGAGTGCAAGCGGTCAGCAATCCCGCTGAACTGCTGCTGCCAGCAGTCATCGGCCTCGTCGTGATGGCGCTCGCCGTCAGCACACTCTCGTGGCGCGTCACCATTGATCACCGCGGGCTTCGGGTTCGTTCCGCCTTCGGCTTTCCCCGCGCATCTATCGCTCCTGACCAGATCGCCTCCGTCGGCGTTGTCGAGGTGAATCCGATTGGGGAGTTCGGCGGCTACGGGTGGCGGTGGGCTCCGGGCGGTCGCAGCGGAATCGTGCTCGCCGCGGGCGAAGCCCTCGAGGTGACACGAACGAACGGCAAGCAGTTCATCGTCACCATGCACGATGCTCAACGTGCCGCGGAAGCGCTCGCTACCGTCGCCAAAAAATAG
- a CDS encoding GntR family transcriptional regulator, with the protein MLVRVDPASETPLFEQLAASIRQSVIEKSVTAGERLPSARELAGSLGVNMHTVLRAYQELRDEGFIELRRGRGAIVAATAHSYDSLAVGIAAIVAEARTQNISVAALTALIRVEYK; encoded by the coding sequence ATGTTAGTTCGAGTCGATCCCGCGTCAGAGACGCCGCTCTTCGAGCAACTCGCGGCGAGCATCCGCCAATCAGTCATCGAAAAGTCGGTCACGGCGGGGGAGAGGCTCCCCAGTGCTCGTGAACTAGCCGGCTCGCTCGGCGTCAACATGCACACCGTGCTGCGGGCGTACCAAGAGCTGCGCGACGAAGGCTTCATCGAACTCCGTCGAGGTCGCGGCGCGATCGTCGCGGCCACCGCTCACAGTTACGACTCCCTGGCCGTCGGCATCGCCGCGATCGTGGCCGAAGCCCGCACCCAGAACATTTCCGTAGCTGCACTGACCGCCCTCATCCGAGTGGAATACAAATGA
- a CDS encoding sodium:proton antiporter produces the protein MTELVIVALVVFAFAMVSRKLALSPVTAPMVFTTAGILLGVVGAQWFQLDLKSEVVSILVEATLVLVLFTDAVRIDLRALRKQIFLPLRLLGIGLPLTIALGAVAAWALFGELTFIEAALIAAILAPTDAALGQAVVSDKRLPVRIRQALNVESGLNDGIMVPVVTVFLAIAATETGAAAGQSWGLFAAQQIGFGIIFGALVGLLGGWLLSRASSAGFVDGIYRQLATIAIAVAAYASAGALGGNGFIAAFVAGLAFSEVARDHCEDVQDFTEDEGELLSSITFLVFGAVLAAPILTSLTWQIALYVVLSLTVVRMVPVLLAMAWSGTRFETRLFIGWFGPRGLASILFALLVFDELSGSVADTVFSVAVWTILVSVFAHGATASPWTARLARRLSSAPASAPELKHVQEMPARRRF, from the coding sequence ATGACCGAACTCGTGATCGTTGCCCTCGTGGTGTTCGCCTTCGCGATGGTGTCGCGCAAATTGGCGCTGTCTCCCGTGACCGCGCCGATGGTCTTTACGACAGCGGGCATCCTGTTGGGCGTCGTCGGGGCTCAGTGGTTTCAGCTCGACCTCAAAAGCGAGGTCGTCTCGATCCTCGTGGAGGCCACCCTTGTGTTGGTGCTCTTTACGGATGCTGTGCGCATCGACCTTCGAGCGTTGCGCAAGCAGATCTTTCTTCCCCTGCGCTTGTTAGGTATCGGGCTTCCGCTCACCATCGCGCTCGGAGCAGTCGCCGCCTGGGCCCTGTTCGGTGAGCTGACTTTTATCGAGGCTGCCCTCATTGCCGCGATTCTGGCTCCGACGGATGCGGCCCTCGGTCAAGCGGTCGTCAGCGACAAACGGTTGCCGGTGCGCATTCGGCAGGCCCTCAACGTAGAGAGCGGACTCAACGACGGAATCATGGTTCCGGTCGTTACGGTTTTTCTAGCAATTGCGGCGACCGAAACGGGAGCGGCAGCGGGGCAGAGCTGGGGGCTCTTCGCTGCACAGCAAATTGGCTTCGGAATAATCTTCGGCGCGCTCGTCGGCCTACTGGGCGGGTGGCTGCTGAGTCGCGCGTCGAGCGCGGGATTCGTGGACGGTATTTACCGCCAGTTGGCCACCATCGCTATCGCGGTCGCAGCCTATGCGAGTGCGGGGGCGCTCGGCGGCAATGGTTTCATCGCGGCCTTTGTGGCGGGTCTTGCCTTCAGCGAGGTTGCTCGCGACCACTGCGAGGATGTTCAGGACTTCACGGAAGACGAGGGCGAGCTGCTGAGCTCGATCACGTTCCTCGTGTTCGGCGCAGTGCTCGCAGCGCCCATCCTCACCTCGCTCACGTGGCAGATCGCCCTCTACGTGGTGCTCTCGTTGACGGTGGTGCGCATGGTGCCGGTTCTTCTGGCGATGGCGTGGTCGGGAACCCGCTTCGAGACCCGGCTTTTCATCGGCTGGTTCGGGCCGCGCGGGCTTGCCTCTATTCTGTTCGCTCTCTTGGTGTTCGATGAACTGAGTGGTTCTGTCGCTGACACCGTGTTCTCTGTTGCGGTGTGGACGATCCTCGTCAGCGTCTTCGCTCATGGGGCCACGGCAAGCCCGTGGACTGCTCGATTGGCACGCCGTCTCAGTTCGGCTCCAGCATCCGCCCCCGAACTGAAGCACGTGCAAGAAATGCCCGCCCGTCGCCGCTTCTGA
- a CDS encoding TDT family transporter: protein MSSQTPRRRLLVRDLSSPRLVISNISPNWFASVMGTGIVANAAAALPLIAPQLHVFATTVWVIATVLLFGLIAASAAHWIAHREVALSYHRHPAMVHFYGAPPLAILTIGAGALLFGPDIMGADAALTVALVLWSIGTVLGLATAVIVPFLTFTSSSVTDQSAFGGWIMPVVPPLVSAAAGAPLIPFLPAGEARLTMLLACYAMFGLSMMATAVILPLIWGRLARHNIGNAAAVPTLWIVLGPLGQSITAVIVLGAVAPFAVAAELAEALRIFGFIYGVPMLGFALLWTALALTMTIHTARRGLPFSLTWWSFTFPVGNMVVALSALAAATGSVVLTAMALVSFVALVGAWMLVALRTFAGSVIRGTLFLAPPAVSDGNAVVEPAVPATPVAPGV from the coding sequence ATGAGCAGCCAGACCCCTCGCCGCCGCCTCCTTGTGCGCGACCTCAGCAGCCCCCGCCTCGTCATCTCAAACATCAGCCCGAACTGGTTCGCCTCTGTGATGGGCACGGGCATCGTCGCGAATGCGGCGGCGGCCCTTCCGCTCATCGCTCCGCAACTGCACGTGTTTGCGACTACCGTGTGGGTGATCGCGACCGTATTGCTCTTCGGGTTGATCGCCGCGAGCGCAGCGCACTGGATCGCCCACCGTGAGGTCGCACTTTCGTACCACCGGCATCCGGCAATGGTGCATTTCTACGGTGCTCCACCGCTGGCGATTCTCACTATCGGGGCGGGTGCGTTGCTGTTCGGCCCTGACATCATGGGGGCGGATGCTGCGCTCACCGTCGCGCTTGTGCTGTGGTCGATCGGCACTGTGCTGGGTCTCGCCACCGCCGTGATTGTTCCGTTCTTGACCTTCACGTCGTCGTCGGTCACCGACCAGTCGGCATTCGGAGGCTGGATCATGCCCGTCGTTCCCCCGCTGGTTTCGGCAGCCGCCGGTGCACCGTTGATCCCGTTCTTACCCGCGGGCGAGGCGCGCTTAACGATGCTGCTCGCCTGTTACGCAATGTTCGGGCTCAGCATGATGGCCACCGCGGTGATTCTGCCATTGATTTGGGGACGACTGGCTCGCCACAACATCGGCAACGCCGCAGCGGTACCGACCCTGTGGATTGTGCTCGGCCCGCTCGGGCAGTCAATCACCGCAGTCATCGTGCTGGGAGCAGTTGCTCCGTTCGCCGTGGCGGCAGAACTCGCCGAAGCGCTCCGCATATTCGGGTTCATCTACGGCGTTCCGATGCTCGGATTCGCGTTGCTCTGGACAGCTCTTGCGCTCACTATGACCATTCATACTGCCCGCCGCGGTTTACCGTTCAGCCTCACGTGGTGGTCATTCACCTTCCCGGTGGGCAACATGGTGGTCGCGTTGAGTGCGCTCGCCGCGGCGACCGGGTCCGTTGTGCTGACAGCGATGGCTCTTGTCAGCTTCGTGGCGTTGGTCGGGGCGTGGATGCTCGTTGCATTGCGCACCTTTGCCGGAAGCGTCATCCGCGGCACCCTGTTCTTGGCGCCGCCCGCAGTGAGCGATGGGAACGCCGTGGTCGAGCCAGCCGTGCCCGCAACACCAGTCGCTCCCGGCGTGTGA
- a CDS encoding biotin transporter BioY yields the protein MSTLTLTLGRPTLADTVFSRSLATDITLVAAGAALTAVMAQVVVPLYPVPITGQTLAVLLVGASLGATRGAISMALYALLGLVGLPVFSEASSGLNVLAGTTGGYIVGFIFAAAFTGWLAQRDWDKKFLGAALSFVGGTVVTFAFGLTWLALVTGGTLEQVLAWGLYPFIIGGLIKAGIAAAVIPTTWKIATKFSRKQD from the coding sequence GTGTCGACTCTCACTTTGACCCTCGGCCGGCCCACGCTCGCCGACACCGTCTTTTCTCGTAGCCTCGCCACTGACATCACGCTCGTTGCCGCCGGCGCCGCTTTGACTGCTGTGATGGCCCAAGTTGTTGTGCCGCTGTACCCCGTACCGATCACGGGCCAGACGCTTGCTGTGCTCCTTGTCGGTGCTTCGCTCGGTGCCACGCGTGGTGCGATCTCGATGGCGCTGTACGCACTGCTCGGCCTGGTGGGGCTCCCCGTCTTCAGCGAAGCATCCTCTGGGCTTAACGTTCTCGCGGGCACCACCGGTGGCTACATCGTCGGTTTCATCTTCGCCGCTGCCTTCACCGGCTGGCTCGCTCAGCGCGACTGGGACAAGAAGTTCCTCGGCGCTGCGCTCTCGTTCGTCGGCGGCACCGTCGTCACCTTCGCATTCGGCCTCACGTGGCTCGCCCTCGTGACCGGCGGAACCCTCGAGCAGGTTCTGGCCTGGGGCCTCTACCCCTTCATCATCGGTGGACTCATCAAGGCCGGCATCGCCGCAGCCGTGATCCCCACCACGTGGAAGATCGCCACCAAGTTCTCACGCAAGCAGGACTAG
- a CDS encoding ABC transporter substrate-binding protein, whose protein sequence is MSVRRLLLLPLVVTASAALLAGCTATAEPAADPVNGGTLVYATGDAEPDCLDPHVGGNYPQGLISTQYLESLVSKNSDGEIIPWLATDWTESADGLTWDFTLRDDVSFTDGTPFDADAVKANIEHLKDPDTASSTGYLAVGKIDGIEAVAADQVRFTLSTPDSALLESFSQPWVSIQSPTALERDQAANCESPVGTGPFVVTEWVKQQSISLERNDAYNSAPADAEHSGAARLDAIEWRFIPDAATRYAALQSGDVDVIDNAQPNNISSAADVATIEELDAPRPGAANRIELNSGKEPFDDVRVREAFIRSVDVNPGIDSLFFGTAERSYSVLSSVEPAGISTPDVFSTDPEAAKTLLDDAGWNTIDADGYRTKDGERLSLTFPISTNQSIPAEQSLFEQIQASAKDAGFEVILQPTDLSSWYGALFTNEYNLVSAPYTKVGADVLRILYHSDSIIPAPSGYYANLAQLSDPVLDEILTTASETSDAAERQELYAEAQSIIVDGFYVLPLYDQQNHYLYSTSVEGFRALPPVAAPTFYDAWLSN, encoded by the coding sequence TTGAGCGTGCGTCGCCTTCTCCTGCTTCCCCTCGTTGTTACCGCAAGCGCCGCCCTGCTTGCCGGCTGCACGGCAACCGCCGAACCGGCTGCCGATCCCGTCAACGGCGGCACTCTCGTGTATGCCACCGGTGACGCGGAGCCCGACTGCCTCGATCCGCACGTTGGGGGAAACTACCCGCAGGGACTCATCAGCACTCAGTATCTTGAATCGCTCGTCTCGAAGAATAGCGACGGCGAGATCATCCCGTGGCTCGCCACCGACTGGACCGAAAGCGCCGACGGTCTCACGTGGGACTTCACCCTGCGCGATGACGTGAGCTTCACCGACGGCACTCCGTTTGATGCTGACGCCGTGAAGGCAAACATCGAACACTTAAAGGATCCCGACACCGCTTCCTCAACCGGCTACCTCGCTGTGGGCAAGATCGACGGCATCGAAGCCGTCGCCGCCGACCAGGTACGTTTCACCCTGTCGACCCCCGACAGCGCTCTGCTCGAGTCGTTTTCGCAACCATGGGTGAGCATCCAATCCCCCACCGCCCTCGAGCGCGACCAAGCAGCCAACTGCGAGAGCCCCGTGGGCACCGGCCCGTTCGTCGTCACCGAGTGGGTCAAGCAGCAATCGATCTCTCTTGAGCGCAACGACGCCTACAACTCGGCACCGGCTGACGCCGAGCACAGCGGTGCGGCCCGTCTCGACGCCATCGAGTGGCGCTTCATTCCGGATGCCGCCACTCGCTACGCGGCTCTCCAGTCGGGCGATGTCGACGTGATCGACAACGCGCAGCCCAACAACATCTCGTCCGCCGCCGACGTGGCCACCATCGAAGAACTCGATGCACCGCGGCCCGGCGCCGCCAACCGCATCGAGCTGAACTCGGGCAAGGAGCCGTTTGACGATGTCCGCGTTCGTGAAGCCTTCATCCGGTCGGTGGATGTGAACCCCGGTATCGACAGCCTCTTCTTCGGTACAGCCGAACGTTCGTACTCTGTGCTCTCGAGCGTCGAGCCTGCGGGCATCTCGACCCCCGACGTGTTCTCCACTGACCCGGAGGCGGCCAAGACGCTGCTCGACGACGCCGGCTGGAACACGATCGACGCCGACGGCTACCGCACGAAAGACGGCGAGCGCCTGAGCCTCACCTTCCCCATCAGCACGAACCAGTCAATCCCGGCCGAGCAGTCACTCTTTGAGCAGATTCAGGCTTCCGCGAAAGACGCGGGCTTCGAGGTCATCCTGCAGCCGACAGATTTGTCGTCCTGGTATGGCGCTCTGTTTACGAACGAGTACAACCTCGTGAGCGCTCCGTATACGAAGGTCGGCGCTGACGTGCTGCGTATCCTGTACCACTCTGACTCGATCATTCCGGCGCCGAGCGGATACTACGCGAACCTCGCCCAGCTGAGCGATCCTGTTCTCGATGAGATTTTGACTACCGCCAGCGAGACCTCGGATGCCGCTGAACGCCAAGAACTGTATGCCGAGGCCCAGTCAATCATTGTCGATGGTTTCTATGTTCTGCCTCTGTACGACCAGCAGAACCACTACCTGTACAGCACGAGCGTCGAGGGCTTCCGGGCTCTGCCGCCGGTCGCCGCGCCGACGTTCTACGATGCGTGGTTGAGTAACTAA
- a CDS encoding ABC transporter permease: MTVSTDAAAPASVSTPATRLRSLGWIARRVGGGVFVLWAVATVIFFALRLIPGDPVDAILGGPGSQASAEAVAQIRADYGLDQPLIVQYFLAMGKLAVADFGNSYALKVAVAPYVLTQLWSTLVLTIAALVVAWLGALALTLATSGRGRVARALGSGLELLAAAVPHFWLASLLIILLSNTLHWLPPISVPGPLGLVLPVLTLALPLTGFLGQVMRESLANAYEQPFVLSARARGESEWGVRLRHVLRHAALPGISLSGWAFGSLLSGAVVVETIFARPGLGRTLLNAVTIRDIPVVTAVALLSALTFILVTIATDAVDRIVDPRVTEVAAR; encoded by the coding sequence GTGACGGTTTCGACTGACGCTGCTGCACCAGCGAGTGTCTCTACCCCAGCGACGCGATTGCGATCGCTGGGGTGGATCGCGCGCCGGGTGGGCGGTGGAGTTTTTGTTCTATGGGCTGTCGCAACGGTCATTTTCTTTGCGCTGCGGTTGATACCGGGCGATCCGGTCGATGCAATTCTGGGCGGCCCGGGTTCGCAAGCCTCCGCCGAAGCGGTGGCCCAGATTCGCGCCGACTATGGCCTCGATCAGCCGCTGATCGTTCAGTATTTTCTAGCGATGGGCAAGCTAGCCGTCGCTGACTTCGGCAACTCCTATGCGCTCAAGGTGGCGGTGGCTCCCTACGTGCTGACGCAACTCTGGTCGACGCTCGTGCTCACGATTGCTGCTCTTGTCGTGGCCTGGCTGGGCGCTCTTGCCCTCACCCTGGCCACGAGTGGTCGCGGTCGCGTTGCACGCGCGTTGGGCTCCGGGCTCGAACTGCTGGCGGCGGCCGTTCCGCATTTTTGGTTGGCATCGCTACTCATCATTCTGCTGAGCAACACGCTGCACTGGCTGCCGCCGATTAGCGTGCCCGGCCCGCTCGGCCTCGTCTTGCCCGTGCTCACTCTGGCGCTCCCTCTCACCGGCTTCCTCGGTCAGGTGATGCGCGAGTCGCTAGCGAATGCCTACGAGCAGCCCTTTGTGCTGTCTGCGCGGGCTCGCGGCGAGAGCGAATGGGGCGTGCGACTGCGTCACGTGCTGCGTCACGCTGCCCTGCCCGGCATTTCACTGTCCGGCTGGGCTTTTGGCTCGCTCCTGAGCGGTGCCGTGGTCGTCGAAACGATCTTTGCGCGACCCGGCCTCGGCCGAACGCTCCTCAATGCTGTCACCATTCGCGACATCCCCGTCGTGACCGCGGTCGCGCTTCTTTCTGCACTGACCTTCATTCTCGTGACGATCGCGACGGACGCCGTCGATCGCATCGTCGATCCGCGCGTGACGGAGGTGGCGGCACGATGA